The genomic DNA ATTGCTGATAACGCGGAAAACTGTACGGCGATTCAACTGGTGAAGCGCTTCTCTCTCCTGGACGGTTTTTTTAGAATCAATATATTTTTCAGTCAACACAACACCATTCGAAAATTTCAGCGGATGATCTTCTCCCCACCCTTTTGCCTGCAAACGTTTCTGATCAATTCCTTTCGAAATGAGATAATCCACGCAGGCCTGCGCACGACGCTGAGAAAGATCGCGGTTGTGTTCTGCAGAGCCGCGACAATCGGTGTGTGCATCGATCTCAATGACCAGCGAAGGATTATCGATCAGCAACTGGTAGAGATAATTCAGCGAATCTTTACTCTGCGGACGAAGTGTTGCGCTGTCAAGCCCGTAAAGTACAGCGGGAAAAACGATGTCGTGTTCTTCGATGGGTTGAATTTCAAAATCGAAAATAAAATCTTTGCAATCGGTCATTCCCATTGTTGTAAGTTTTCCTTTTTCTTTTTCCGGCAATGAAAAATACCGTTGCGCTTTTGTACTGTTCGCCGAATCGCCGAATACATTGATGAGATAAGAAACATTTTCCTTCAACTGGAATTTATAATTTCCATTCGCATCCGTACGCACACCGTATTCTGTTCCGTCGCTTCCGTAAAGCGTGACCCATGCATTATGAACCGGGATGTGATAAATGGAATCACTTACCATTCCACTCAATGCAGAACTGCATTCTTCATAATAAAACATCCAGATATCATCGGCGCCTTTGCTGCCTTCGCGATTCGAAGTGAGAAATCCTTTTTTCTTTTTTCCGTCGAAAACAATTCCGAAATCATCAGCCGGTGAATTGAAAGGTGTTTTCATATTTTCAGGTGAATACCATTTCCAGGAATCCGGATCTTTTTTCGCAGAATAAATATCGAGCCCGCCTAATCCGCCATGGCCGTCGGAAGAAAAATAAAGTGTGCCGTCATCTGCGAGATAAGGAAATCCTTCACGGCCGTTCGTGTTGATCTGGCTGCCGAGATTCTCCGGCTTGCTCCACGTTTTTGTTTTTGCATCGAAAGTGGAGATCCACAGATCGGAATGTTCGCCGCCGGTAGTTCCTGAGTAATCAGAAGAAAAAACCATCACGTCTTCATTCACACTCACTGCAGGATGACGGAAATTGAAACTGTCGAGTGTTGCTGCATCAAGTCCGAAATCGATCATCACCGGACTGCCCCACGCGTTACCTTGTTTTTCGGCGTAATAAATTTTGCAGGTCAACTGCTCATTTTTTTTCTGATCGCATCGCGTGAAAAAAATATGGTTGCCGTTTTTTGTAATGCAACTTGCGCCATCATTCGCTTCCGGCAAATTCACATCGCCCTGAACAGTTGAAGGTGTGCTCCACTTTCCGTTCTTGCCGATCTTCGCTTCGAACAGATCACTGTACTGCGTTCCGGAAACAGGATCGATCTTACTTCCGCTTTGCCCGGTTCTCTTCGAAGAGAAAATGATGGACGTATGTTTTTTGTCGGACCACGTTGGACAAAAATCATTGTACTTCGTATTGATCTGCGATTCATTTGAAATTTTCCAGCGGTTTGTTTCATTGACATTGGAGAGCGCATCATTGCACGCTTTTATTCCAATGTCAGCCGCCGGATCGGAAGGAACACGTTTTTTATATTCGGTGTAATCGGCGAGCGCATCATTATAATCGCCGTGTTCCTGTTCCACTTCTGCGAGATGGAGATAAACATGATCGTCGATGATGCCGGCATTTTTCGCTTTCACGTAAAATACTTTTGCATCTTCCCAGTTACTCAGGTGCTGATAACATTGCCCCAATTGATAAAAACAATGTGCCTGGTCTGTTTTTGATTTTGTAGTGGAAACAGCTTTGTGATAAAAGCCGATGGCCGCGGAATATTCCTGCGAGTCGTATGCGCGGTCGCCGTAGCGCAGGTCGCGCTGTGCGCAGACGAGGCAAGGGAACAGCAGCACGAGGATAAGTAGTCGTGTAGGTTTCATGACTTGAAGTTTTAAGAATGTTATGCGCGCCAGAATTGTTTGCCTTTCTCCGCGCTTCTGCCTTTATAACTGCGATGAAAAAAAAAGATACATCGCCACTTATTAATTTTTTTCTGCCGGAGAGCGCTTTCACAATCCTTAAGAAAAGTTGTGGTACGACTGTTGCGAAAAATCCGATAATGAATCCGTTTGAAATTCTCGTTACGTCTTTATTTGTGGGCCGCAAATATTCCCCAGGTAAAAATTACTCTGCTACCCCGGTAAAATGCCAGAGGCCACGAAGACACAAAGGCACTAGGTTTCGTCTGGAAAATTTTGTAGAAAAATCTAAACTGCTGTGCAATCAAATATGCGCCAGAAAATTGTTTCCTTGTTTTTCGAGTAACTTTATGATCTGTTCATGAGAAAAAAAATACGTTATACATTTTTTATTTTTTGCGTGATTTTTTTTCGCGGAAATTTTCTGTGCGCGCAGGCGGATTCCATGCACACGCACCCGGGCGATGAACCCGAATGGGGAATTCATC from Bacteroidota bacterium includes the following:
- a CDS encoding OmpA family protein; its protein translation is MKPTRLLILVLLFPCLVCAQRDLRYGDRAYDSQEYSAAIGFYHKAVSTTKSKTDQAHCFYQLGQCYQHLSNWEDAKVFYVKAKNAGIIDDHVYLHLAEVEQEHGDYNDALADYTEYKKRVPSDPAADIGIKACNDALSNVNETNRWKISNESQINTKYNDFCPTWSDKKHTSIIFSSKRTGQSGSKIDPVSGTQYSDLFEAKIGKNGKWSTPSTVQGDVNLPEANDGASCITKNGNHIFFTRCDQKKNEQLTCKIYYAEKQGNAWGSPVMIDFGLDAATLDSFNFRHPAVSVNEDVMVFSSDYSGTTGGEHSDLWISTFDAKTKTWSKPENLGSQINTNGREGFPYLADDGTLYFSSDGHGGLGGLDIYSAKKDPDSWKWYSPENMKTPFNSPADDFGIVFDGKKKKGFLTSNREGSKGADDIWMFYYEECSSALSGMVSDSIYHIPVHNAWVTLYGSDGTEYGVRTDANGNYKFQLKENVSYLINVFGDSANSTKAQRYFSLPEKEKGKLTTMGMTDCKDFIFDFEIQPIEEHDIVFPAVLYGLDSATLRPQSKDSLNYLYQLLIDNPSLVIEIDAHTDCRGSAEHNRDLSQRRAQACVDYLISKGIDQKRLQAKGWGEDHPLKFSNGVVLTEKYIDSKKTVQEREALHQLNRRTVFRVISNDYVDPKAPKRPAPQPVNVRKGSFDESGDEVPDNNGNGD